The genomic interval ATAAACCTCAGTGACATAAATCACTATCGGAGACTAAAGTCTCTTCCTTTTCCAACCCAAGAATGAAGTACTGTTAAAGCTCGAATCTTTGCTCTCAGATATTCCATGGCAGAGTCCAACACCCGCAAGTACATTTCCTGTGAAGAACTGGCGACACACAACAAGCCAGGAGATCTATGGATCTCAATACAGGGCAAAGTCTACAACGTCTCCAACTGGGCCCAATCCCACCCCGGCGGCGAGCTCCCATTGCTCAACCTCGCCGGCCAAGACGTCACCGACGCATTCGTCGCATACCACCCCGGCTCGGCGTGGCAACATCTCGACCGGTTCTTCAATGGCTACTATCTCCAACACTACACAGTCTCTGAGGTGTCAAAGGACTACAGGAAACTCGTCAACGAGTTTTCAAACATGGGTTTGTTCGAAAACAGGGGACTTGGTGTGTATTTTCAGCTGTTCTCTGTGGCAGTGTTGTTTAGTTTGAGTGTCTGTGGTGTTCTGTTTTCTGGTCAGACGTGGGTTCATATGGTCTCGGGTGGGTTAATGGGCTTGGGTTGGATTCAGAGCGGGTGGCTTGGTCATGATTCCGGGCATTACCAGATCATCAGGAACAAAAAGGTGAACAGATTCGCTCAGATCCTCACCGGAAACTGCCTTGCCGGGATCAGCATTGCTTGGTGGAAGAGGAATCACAATGCACACCACATTGCTTGTAACAGCCTCGAGTTTGATCCAGATCTTCAGCACATGCCTTTCTTTGCGGTATCTTCGAAACTGTTCAAGTCACTTAGGTCCTTTTATTATGATAGGAAGATGAATTTCGATAAGTTTACTAGGTTCTTGGTTAGTTACCAGCACTGGACATTTTACCCTGTCATGTGTTTTGCTAGGATTAATCTTTTCGCCCAGTCATTCATGTTGTTAGGGTCTAAGAGGTTGAGGGTGCCCAATAGGGGTCAGGAGATTCTGGGGCTTGTAGtgttttggatttggtttccacTGCTGGTTTCATGCTTGCCTAATTGGAGTGAGAGGGTCTTGTTTGTTGTTGCTAGCTTCTCGATCACTGGGGTTCAGCATGTTCAGTTCTGCTTGAACCATTTCTCTTCAAGTGTCTATGTTGGTACACCTGTTGGGAATGACTGGTGTGAGAAGCAGACTAATGGGTCACTTGATATAGTGTGTCCATCTTGGATGGATTGGTTTCATGGTGGGTTGCAGTTTCAAATCGAGCACCATTTGTTTCCGAGATTGCCTAGAAAGTACCTTAGGAAGATTGCTCCTCTTGTTAAGGAGCTTTGCAAGAAGCACAATCTGCCTTATACTAGTGTGTCATTCACAAAGGCCAACACATTGACAGTTGGGACTCTGCGCGCTGCGGCCCTGCAGGCTCGTGATATGACCAGCCCGGTTCCAAAGAATTTAGTTTGGGAAGCTGTACACACATATGGCTGATGAGGCCAATGTCTTTTTGAAGGTGAAGCTTTCTGAGAATTTGATGCTGCTCTGGTGTGGTTTATTATGCCCAATGACAATGATGATGTTAAAGGGGTATAATTATGATTGATAGCTGAGGGTGGTCATCTATCATTTCAACTGGAACAATAATAATCACCTCTTGGATTGCTTTGATCTTTTTAATATCTGCTATCTTGTATCAGAAGTTCATTTCTTTTATGGAGTAGTTGATGTTGTACGTCCATCTCCTCCGGGGGTGTAGAGTAATGTGTTTTGAGGATTATGCTTATTTGAATCCGATAGCTCACTCACTATCTCTTTCAGCTCTTTGGGTCTCCCtgtatttctaattttctattCACTATGCTGGgctcactcactcactcactcactcactcactaTCTCTCTTAACACTTTGCTCATCTGTCTCCCTCGTCCTCAACAATTTTCCTGTAAGCCTTGCCTCCTATATGAGTACATCATTTATCAACACACGCTTAAACGCACATCTTTAGAATATGCATTACATATCGACTTTGTGCAACTTGTGGTTCTCATTTCCATAATATCTATGAAAAAAAAGTTTCATCATATCGGGGAAGCTATAATTCATGCAGTTCTCTATATTGCTTTATAAAAATGAATGCATATAGCGACCGCTCTAAAATCACAAAAGCTGAAATAGAAAGGAAAGTTTCAAACTTGATATTAGTTCTTCCGAAATCACCACTCAACAAGAGAGTTCCGTACTTGTTCAGTTGTTCTATTTATCTTGTACTCTATTTGATGTGCAGAAAGCAAGGTTAAATTAGATCAAAGTAAACGCGGCTGGTCTATGTATGTTTCACCATTTGCAACTGATATGACACTGCTCGCTTTCCCCTTATGTTCTTACTTCTCACCCATAATTGGTCTGAACATAATCTTCCGGCATAACTTCATCCCTGAAATGTTGAAAGAAACCAGACAAATTACTTGTACACTGAATTTCAGATGCTACTGAATCAAGCAATTACTACCATAGTAT from Argentina anserina chromosome 2, drPotAnse1.1, whole genome shotgun sequence carries:
- the LOC126783206 gene encoding acyl-lipid (9-3)-desaturase-like; this encodes MAESNTRKYISCEELATHNKPGDLWISIQGKVYNVSNWAQSHPGGELPLLNLAGQDVTDAFVAYHPGSAWQHLDRFFNGYYLQHYTVSEVSKDYRKLVNEFSNMGLFENRGLGVYFQLFSVAVLFSLSVCGVLFSGQTWVHMVSGGLMGLGWIQSGWLGHDSGHYQIIRNKKVNRFAQILTGNCLAGISIAWWKRNHNAHHIACNSLEFDPDLQHMPFFAVSSKLFKSLRSFYYDRKMNFDKFTRFLVSYQHWTFYPVMCFARINLFAQSFMLLGSKRLRVPNRGQEILGLVVFWIWFPLLVSCLPNWSERVLFVVASFSITGVQHVQFCLNHFSSSVYVGTPVGNDWCEKQTNGSLDIVCPSWMDWFHGGLQFQIEHHLFPRLPRKYLRKIAPLVKELCKKHNLPYTSVSFTKANTLTVGTLRAAALQARDMTSPVPKNLVWEAVHTYG